The following proteins are co-located in the Eleginops maclovinus isolate JMC-PN-2008 ecotype Puerto Natales chromosome 1, JC_Emac_rtc_rv5, whole genome shotgun sequence genome:
- the mkrn4 gene encoding makorin, ring finger protein, 4 — MDAARSESICRGFLNGTCRFGSRCIYRHEWPGIPPAQICRYFQKGICWYGACCRYAHVLHPEVDAAAGGRRRSVPTVSSSSMAYVSPDRRGSEPALLQAAVTSGSRSQLRVHGSYPQQNNERVAADIAEEQSQDAHSPLTASWESVQSSEDAQACACNEKNEQEISSEATVNGAAAAAAASNSLRIIEAIEASLQSKSVTCGICMDKVYEKPDPRTHVFGILPNCDHAFCLQCIMTWRKTKDLGPDVVKSCPQCRVRSAFYVPHRHWVEGRAKEGVIAAFKEKFSKKRCSYYSRYGCCPFKTECLYRHDKHSRQGSFRYYTEEEDYDSVDLLNLFIAMTLLGDDDDDDDEDNFGIPFFISDEYGF, encoded by the exons GGGTTTCTTAAATGGCACATGTAGATTTGGTTCCAGGTGTATTTATCGACATGAATGGCCAGGCATACCGCCAGCCCAAATATGTAGGTACTTTCAGAAAGGTATATGCTGGTATGGTGCGTGCTGTAG GTATGCCCATGTCCTTCATCCCGAAGTtgatgcagctgctggaggTAGAAGACGTTCAGTGCCCACCGTTTCCTCCTCCAGTATGGCTTACGTTTCACCTGACAGAAGAGGGTCAGAGCCAGCTCTTTTGCAGGCTGCGGTGACGTCCGGTAGCCGATCACAGTTGCGGGTGCATGGGTCGTATCCTCAACAGAACAATGAGCGTGTGGCAGCAGATATTGCAGAGGAACAATCACAAG atgctCACTCTCCTCTCACTGCTTCTTGGGAATCTGTCCAGAGTTCTGAAGATGCTCAAGCATGTGCATGTAACGAAAAAAATGAGCAG GAGATATCTTCTGAGGCAACAGTCAatggagcagctgcagctgcagcagcctctAATTCCCTGAGGATTATTGAGGCAATAGAAGCCTCCCTCCAGAGTAAAAGCGTGACCTGTGGCATCTGCATGGACAAGGTGTATGAAAAGCCGGATCCAAGAACCCATGTTTTTGGAATCTTGCCAAACTGTGATCACGCCTTCTGTTTACAATGCATTATGACctggaggaaaacaaaagacCTTGGGCCGGATGTGGTAAA GAGCTGCCCACAATGCCGCGTGAGGTCTGCCTTTTATGTGCCTCACAGACACTGGGTTGAAGGACGAGCAAAGGAAGGCGTCATTGCTGCCTTCAAAGAGAAATTCAG TAAAAAAAGATGCAGTTACTACTCCCGATATGGATGCTGCCCCTTCAAAACAGAGTGCCTTTATCGGCACGACAAACATTCCCGTCAAGGATCATTTCGG TATtatacagaagaagaagactacGACAGTGTTGATCTGCTTAACCTTTTCATAGCCATGACCCTTCTCGGtgatgacgacgacgacgatgatgaAGACAACTTTGGCATTCCATTTTTCATATCTGACGAGTATGGTTTCTGA